The Eubacteriales bacterium genome window below encodes:
- a CDS encoding NADH-dependent [FeFe] hydrogenase, group A6 translates to MITLKIDGQQVQVPEGTTVLKAAKKANINIPTLCYLEGINAIGACRICLVEVARMPGLQASCVLPVSEGMEVFTNTKKVLEARKTNLELILGNHKKDCLSCVRSQNCELQALAVELGAEDQRFDGVQYDRPMDTSSYSIVRDPMKCILCRRCVAVCRNIQKIGAIGPAHRGFKTIIEPAFGKNIADVPCVNCGQCIVSCPVGALSERSEIDKVWDAIHNPDLHVVVQPAPAIRVSIGEEFGMPIGTKVTGKLAAALRRVGFDRVFDTDFAADLTIMEEGTEFINRVQNGGKLPMITSCSPGWIKYCEHFFPDFLDNLSTCKSPHEMEGALIKSYYAKKEGIDPKKIFVVSIMPCTAKKFEKEREELAAVDGLPDVDAVLTTREAAKMIKQANIDFVNLPDEDFDPLIGASTGAAVIFGATGGVMEAALRTVADILTGQDLKEIDYKAVRGLDGIKEATVNVAGMDVNVAVASSTGAAKELLEKVRSGEKKYHFIEIMGCPGGCINGGGQPIVSSRIKMSINPAELRMKATYDADKAMPLRKSHKNPEITKIYEEFLGKPNSHKAHELLHTHYHAREKYKN, encoded by the coding sequence ATGATTACTTTAAAAATAGACGGCCAGCAAGTCCAAGTGCCAGAAGGTACTACAGTTCTTAAAGCCGCGAAAAAAGCAAACATAAACATTCCTACTCTTTGCTACTTAGAGGGAATAAATGCGATTGGCGCATGCCGTATATGTCTCGTTGAAGTTGCGAGAATGCCGGGATTACAGGCCTCTTGCGTTCTTCCAGTATCTGAGGGTATGGAAGTGTTTACAAATACTAAAAAAGTTTTAGAAGCCAGAAAGACTAACTTAGAGTTGATTCTTGGCAACCATAAAAAAGACTGTCTGTCCTGCGTACGTAGCCAGAACTGTGAATTACAGGCTTTGGCTGTAGAATTAGGTGCAGAAGACCAGCGTTTTGATGGCGTACAGTATGATCGTCCAATGGATACTTCTTCTTATTCTATAGTAAGAGATCCTATGAAGTGCATACTTTGCCGCCGCTGCGTTGCAGTTTGCAGAAACATACAGAAAATAGGCGCGATAGGGCCTGCACACCGTGGGTTTAAGACTATTATAGAGCCTGCATTTGGCAAAAACATAGCAGACGTACCATGCGTAAACTGTGGACAGTGCATAGTCTCTTGCCCGGTTGGCGCTCTTAGCGAGAGAAGCGAAATAGATAAAGTTTGGGATGCGATCCATAACCCTGATTTACACGTTGTAGTACAGCCTGCTCCGGCAATCCGTGTTTCTATCGGAGAAGAATTTGGTATGCCAATCGGCACTAAAGTTACTGGAAAATTAGCAGCAGCATTAAGAAGAGTTGGATTCGACCGCGTTTTCGATACGGATTTTGCAGCTGACTTAACGATTATGGAAGAAGGCACAGAGTTTATAAACCGTGTACAAAACGGCGGGAAACTTCCTATGATTACTTCCTGCAGCCCTGGCTGGATCAAGTACTGCGAACACTTCTTTCCAGATTTCTTAGATAATTTATCAACATGTAAATCTCCACACGAGATGGAGGGTGCATTAATTAAATCATATTACGCTAAGAAGGAAGGCATTGATCCTAAGAAGATATTCGTAGTATCTATAATGCCATGTACAGCTAAAAAGTTCGAAAAAGAAAGAGAAGAACTCGCCGCAGTTGACGGCCTGCCCGATGTCGATGCAGTTTTGACTACAAGAGAAGCAGCAAAGATGATCAAGCAAGCTAACATAGATTTTGTAAACCTGCCGGATGAAGACTTTGATCCCCTTATCGGTGCATCTACTGGTGCAGCCGTTATATTCGGCGCAACAGGCGGTGTTATGGAAGCAGCTTTAAGAACAGTTGCAGACATACTTACAGGACAGGACTTAAAGGAAATAGATTATAAAGCAGTTCGTGGCCTTGATGGAATCAAGGAAGCTACAGTAAATGTAGCAGGGATGGATGTTAATGTTGCAGTTGCATCTTCAACTGGAGCAGCTAAAGAACTATTGGAAAAAGTAAGGAGTGGTGAAAAGAAATACCACTTCATAGAGATCATGGGTTGCCCGGGTGGATGTATAAACGGTGGCGGACAGCCGATAGTCAGCTCGAGAATTAAGATGTCCATCAACCCTGCGGAGCTTCGTATGAAAGCTACATATGATGCTGATAAGGCAATGCCTTTGAGAAAATCTCATAAGAACCCAGAAATTACAAAGATTTATGAAGAGTTCTTAGGTAAGCCAAACAGCCATAAAGCGCATGAGCTCCTACACACACATTATCATGCAAGAGAGAAATATAAAAACTAA
- the nuoF gene encoding NADH-quinone oxidoreductase subunit NuoF — protein sequence MKIYRSHVLICGDTGCTSSGSRGVIEAFQNEVKKQGLENEVKVVVTGCFGLCQAGPIVIIKPEGSFYSQVKPEDVKTLVEEHLIKGRVVDKLLYKEPDNTIKHNTDEIKFYEKQSRSVLKNCGVIDPESIDEYIARDGYKALGKVLTEMTPDSVIKEMLDSGLRGRGGAGFPTGRKWMFAKGYEADQKYVVCNADEGDPGAFMDRSVLEGDPHVVLEAMAIAGFAIGASQGYIYCRAEYPKAIKRLTIAIGQAREYGMLGKNIFGTGFNFDIEIRLGAGAFVCGEETALLSSIEGNRGEPRPKPPFPADKGLFGKPTIINNVETLANIPQIILKGAKWYASVGTEGSKGTKVFALGGKINNTGLVEVPMGITLREIIYDIGGGIPKGKKFKAAQTGGPSGGCIPAQHLDTPIDYDSLKSIGTMMGSGGLIVVDEDNCMVDVARFFLDFTVDESCGQCAPCRIGTRRMLEILDRIVSGKGEEGDIERLEELGRSISDSSLCALGKTAPNPVLSTIRYFRDEYEAHIKEKRCPAGYCKALLNYSIDPEKCVGCGLCARNCPVDAISGEIKKPFKIDIQKCIKCGTCIEKCKFGAISKK from the coding sequence ATGAAAATCTATCGTTCGCACGTATTAATATGCGGCGATACTGGATGCACATCGTCCGGATCACGCGGTGTTATCGAGGCGTTTCAAAATGAAGTAAAAAAACAAGGATTAGAAAATGAGGTTAAAGTAGTTGTGACGGGCTGTTTTGGTTTATGCCAGGCTGGTCCTATAGTCATAATTAAACCTGAAGGTTCTTTCTACAGCCAAGTAAAACCTGAGGATGTTAAAACTCTAGTTGAGGAACACCTTATAAAGGGCAGAGTTGTTGATAAACTTCTGTATAAGGAACCAGACAATACTATTAAACATAACACAGATGAAATTAAGTTTTATGAAAAGCAAAGCAGATCAGTACTTAAGAATTGTGGTGTTATAGACCCAGAAAGTATTGATGAATATATAGCACGCGACGGCTATAAGGCTCTTGGGAAAGTATTGACAGAGATGACTCCTGATAGTGTCATCAAAGAAATGCTGGATTCCGGTCTTCGCGGCCGTGGTGGTGCAGGATTCCCGACAGGCAGAAAATGGATGTTTGCAAAGGGATACGAAGCAGACCAGAAGTATGTAGTATGTAATGCTGACGAAGGCGACCCTGGCGCATTTATGGACAGGTCAGTTTTAGAAGGCGACCCACATGTAGTACTCGAAGCTATGGCTATTGCCGGTTTTGCTATCGGGGCTTCTCAGGGTTATATATACTGCCGTGCTGAATATCCAAAAGCAATTAAGAGGCTTACTATTGCTATCGGGCAGGCAAGAGAATATGGCATGCTCGGAAAAAACATTTTCGGCACAGGATTTAATTTTGATATAGAGATAAGGTTAGGTGCCGGCGCTTTTGTATGCGGCGAAGAAACAGCACTTTTATCTTCTATCGAAGGCAACAGGGGCGAGCCAAGGCCTAAGCCGCCATTCCCGGCAGACAAAGGCCTTTTCGGAAAGCCTACTATTATAAACAACGTTGAAACTTTAGCTAATATTCCTCAGATTATATTAAAGGGAGCAAAATGGTATGCTTCAGTTGGAACTGAGGGAAGCAAAGGAACAAAGGTATTCGCATTGGGCGGCAAGATCAATAACACAGGTCTTGTTGAAGTTCCTATGGGAATAACTTTAAGAGAGATAATATATGATATCGGTGGCGGTATACCTAAGGGCAAGAAATTCAAAGCAGCGCAGACCGGCGGACCTTCTGGCGGATGTATCCCTGCTCAGCACTTAGATACACCTATCGATTACGATTCATTAAAGAGCATCGGAACCATGATGGGTTCTGGCGGCCTTATCGTCGTAGACGAAGACAACTGTATGGTAGACGTAGCAAGGTTCTTCTTAGACTTTACAGTAGACGAATCCTGCGGACAGTGTGCTCCTTGCCGTATCGGCACAAGGAGGATGCTTGAGATATTAGACAGGATCGTTTCTGGTAAAGGCGAAGAGGGCGACATAGAGAGACTGGAAGAATTAGGTAGAAGCATTTCGGATTCTTCACTTTGCGCACTTGGTAAAACTGCTCCTAACCCGGTTCTTAGCACCATACGTTACTTCAGAGATGAGTATGAAGCACATATTAAAGAAAAACGCTGCCCGGCAGGATACTGCAAGGCATTGCTTAATTACTCGATCGATCCAGAAAAGTGCGTAGGCTGCGGGCTTTGTGCAAGGAACTGCCCGGTAGATGCGATTTCCGGTGAAATCAAAAAGCCGTTCAAGATTGACATACAGAAATGTATTAAATGCGGAACGTGCATAGAGAAGTGCAAATTTGGCGCAATTTCTAAGAAATAA
- a CDS encoding (2Fe-2S) ferredoxin domain-containing protein, whose protein sequence is MKTLKELEAIKEKVAYDIDSRIEDKSTKIVVGMGTCGIAAGARAVVAKFLEEISARGLTEVSLMQSGYAEKSGLEPTVDVIVGKDKVTYVKVTPEKASKIIDQHIVNGKVIKEYTA, encoded by the coding sequence ATGAAAACGTTGAAAGAGCTTGAAGCGATAAAGGAAAAAGTAGCCTACGACATAGACTCAAGAATAGAAGATAAGTCTACTAAAATAGTAGTTGGTATGGGTACATGTGGTATAGCTGCTGGCGCTAGAGCAGTAGTTGCTAAATTTTTAGAAGAAATTTCTGCTCGCGGTTTAACTGAAGTTTCGCTAATGCAGTCCGGTTATGCTGAAAAATCTGGTTTGGAGCCTACGGTTGACGTAATTGTTGGAAAAGACAAAGTGACATATGTTAAGGTCACTCCGGAAAAGGCTTCAAAGATTATTGACCAGCATATAGTAAACGGAAAAGTTATTAAAGAATATACGGCGTAA
- a CDS encoding ATP-binding protein, protein MRDVSSHILDICQNAITANASLIKITINVDEKKDTLVLNIIDNGSGMDEDLAKKADSPFFTTKANAKIGLGLSLLKEACLETGGSFKFESKQHVGSLIMAVFKLSSIDIPPLGELSETIFSLIAVNQHIDFEIELKNGEKGFSIDTKELKKRFAGKFFSEVKVSAWILDYLRKGINELFGGKLSYENVERA, encoded by the coding sequence ATGCGCGATGTATCCTCGCATATTTTAGACATATGTCAAAATGCCATCACGGCTAATGCTTCACTTATTAAAATAACGATTAATGTAGATGAGAAAAAAGATACTTTGGTTTTAAACATTATAGATAATGGATCGGGAATGGACGAAGATTTAGCTAAAAAGGCAGATAGTCCTTTTTTTACGACTAAAGCCAATGCGAAAATAGGACTTGGGTTATCACTTTTAAAAGAGGCGTGCCTAGAAACTGGCGGAAGCTTTAAGTTTGAGTCAAAACAGCATGTAGGAAGTTTAATTATGGCAGTGTTTAAGTTAAGTAGTATAGATATTCCTCCATTAGGGGAATTAAGCGAGACGATATTTTCACTGATAGCAGTAAATCAACATATAGATTTTGAAATTGAACTTAAGAATGGTGAAAAGGGTTTTTCGATTGATACTAAAGAGTTAAAAAAGAGGTTTGCAGGTAAGTTTTTTAGCGAGGTTAAAGTGTCGGCGTGGATTTTAGATTATTTAAGGAAAGGAATAAACGAATTGTTTGGAGGTAAGTTAAGCTATGAAAACGTTGAAAGAGCTTGA
- the nuoE gene encoding NADH-quinone oxidoreductase subunit NuoE, whose product MVNAALDKEKFDELQKYIDELQGQKGMLMPVMQKAQEIFGYLPIEVQNFIAENLGISLSEVFGVATFYAQFAIEPKGKHLVGVCLGTACYVKNSEGILSRLCDELNVKPGTTTKDGKFTLEPTRCLGCCSLAPVMMIDDQVFGRLTVDKVPEILKKFN is encoded by the coding sequence ATGGTTAATGCAGCTTTAGACAAAGAAAAATTTGATGAGCTACAAAAGTACATTGACGAATTGCAGGGGCAAAAGGGCATGCTGATGCCAGTCATGCAAAAAGCACAAGAAATTTTCGGCTATTTACCAATAGAGGTGCAAAATTTTATAGCTGAAAATCTTGGAATATCTTTAAGTGAGGTTTTTGGCGTAGCTACGTTTTATGCGCAGTTTGCAATAGAGCCTAAGGGTAAACATTTAGTTGGTGTATGCCTTGGAACTGCTTGCTACGTTAAGAATTCTGAGGGGATTTTAAGCAGATTGTGTGACGAATTAAACGTAAAGCCGGGTACAACTACCAAAGACGGGAAGTTTACTCTTGAGCCTACACGTTGTCTCGGTTGCTGCAGTTTAGCACCTGTCATGATGATCGACGATCAGGTATTCGGCAGGCTGACAGTTGATAAAGTTCCGGAAATTTTAAAGAAATTTAATTAA